The DNA sequence AACTATTAGGAATCTGGATATTCTGTTCATATACCTGACCGGAATCGCACGAAATAAAAGCTATAGATAAAAATGCCAGAATTAATATTTTCTTTAAAAAATTAACCATTTTGTAAGTTCTTGTATCTGAATGAAATTGAGTTTTTATGATTGTTTATCTTCTTCTTCTCCTTTTTTTGCCTTCATTTTTCCGCTTCTCTTCAAAACGGGTCAGACTATCCTGCCCCACGACATTATTGAAATCCAAAGGCTTAGCAGGCTGAACCTGAGTTTCGGCAACCAGTTCATTAACTTTTTTGCCTTCCTTATTGAGCTTCATAATTTCCCTGACCCGTTCAACAGGAATAGGAATTAAATCAGTGTTTGATTCTTTATTATTGTTGTAAGAATACCACATGATTTTCTTGAAAATATCGTTTTTCTGATGATAAACAGGCCCCTTGGTGGTTTCGAGCGGCACCTCTGAATCAGGAAAATTTTCTCTGGCATCGAGGTAAGACTTCAGTTCATAATTCAGGCAGCACTTAAGTTTGCTGCACTGTCCGGCCAACTTCTGCGGATTCAGGGATATTTCCTGGTAACGGGCCGCATTGGTAGTAACAGAGATGAAATTAGACATCCAGGTTGTGCAACACAATTCCCGGCCGCATGTTCCCAAACCACCTATTCTGCCTGCTTCCTGGCGGGCACCAATCTGGCGCATCTCTATCCTGACCTTAAATGTTTCGGCAAAAATTTTAATCAATTCACGGAAATCGACACGATCTTCGGCATAATAATAAAATA is a window from the Bacteroidota bacterium genome containing:
- the ricT gene encoding regulatory iron-sulfur-containing complex subunit RicT, whose protein sequence is MDDNIFYSRGNFHLPEESEESSCNNCTKGGCNKLDVCDWFGDIPQASDYDVVEVRFKNTRKAFYKNVNNLRLRKGDIVAVEASPGHDIGIVSLTGELVKYQIKKLDYKLDEEELKKIYRKAKDVDIEKWKEAMRLEFPTMLKARKIASDLNLDMKIGDVEYQGDKTKAIFYYYAEDRVDFRELIKIFAETFKVRIEMRQIGARQEAGRIGGLGTCGRELCCTTWMSNFISVTTNAARYQEISLNPQKLAGQCSKLKCCLNYELKSYLDARENFPDSEVPLETTKGPVYHQKNDIFKKIMWYSYNNNKESNTDLIPIPVERVREIMKLNKEGKKVNELVAETQVQPAKPLDFNNVVGQDSLTRFEEKRKNEGKKRRRRR